A genomic stretch from Laspinema palackyanum D2c includes:
- a CDS encoding Uma2 family endonuclease, which translates to MEVQIKQIILQPATQFLITDVSWPMYEQLLEEYAEKPGVRINYSQGVLEVMVPLPEHEDDKIIISNLVEVLLEELDIEFRNLASTTFKSEKMQQGLEADSCFYIENEAAIRGKKRIDLTVDPPPDLAIEIDITARTRFNNYEALGVGELWRFDGTRLEINVLQGGKYVQVSESPHFPGLPLGEVIPQYLEQSKVEGRNKAIKAFRAWVRGRTEGS; encoded by the coding sequence ATGGAAGTTCAAATTAAACAAATTATTCTCCAACCGGCTACACAATTCTTGATAACTGATGTTAGTTGGCCGATGTATGAACAACTGTTAGAGGAGTATGCTGAAAAACCGGGTGTGCGGATTAATTATAGTCAGGGGGTCTTAGAAGTTATGGTACCCTTACCGGAACATGAAGATGATAAAATTATTATTAGTAACTTGGTGGAAGTTTTGCTGGAAGAACTCGACATCGAGTTTAGAAATCTGGCTTCTACTACGTTTAAAAGTGAAAAAATGCAACAGGGTTTAGAAGCGGATAGCTGTTTCTATATTGAAAATGAGGCAGCTATTCGCGGGAAAAAGCGGATTGATTTAACGGTAGACCCGCCGCCAGATTTGGCGATTGAAATTGATATCACTGCTCGAACTCGGTTTAATAATTATGAGGCATTAGGGGTGGGGGAACTGTGGCGGTTTGACGGGACGAGGTTGGAAATTAATGTGTTGCAAGGGGGAAAATATGTTCAGGTGAGTGAAAGTCCTCATTTTCCTGGGTTGCCTTTGGGTGAGGTGATTCCTCAGTATTTAGAGCAAAGTAAAGTTGAAGGGAGAAATAAAGCAATCAAGGCGTTTCGCGCTTGGGTGAGGGGGAGGACTGAGGGAAGTTAG
- a CDS encoding Coq4 family protein, whose protein sequence is MGIQVKPLYRAFQLYQKSRKLGDFALLKADALGAKAHPNLAPKLASVTGYYPEINVEQLLQYPPGTFGREYADHLTKNQLKPFNVSREFDAIAQRNVFALRYAVTHDIFHCLLGFDTSYAGEIGVLAFAAAQNYSPALKVSLTFAKILYPLLAPRQRGAIRANLAKGQALGKQADFLLGYRFEDHWQEPVAQVRLNLGLPATVDEIPGIIADPALPSR, encoded by the coding sequence ATGGGTATTCAAGTTAAACCGCTCTATCGCGCCTTTCAACTCTACCAGAAATCCCGAAAATTAGGGGATTTTGCTCTGTTAAAAGCGGATGCTTTGGGTGCCAAAGCTCATCCAAATCTGGCCCCCAAACTGGCATCGGTAACGGGATACTATCCCGAGATTAATGTCGAACAGTTGTTACAATATCCTCCCGGTACTTTCGGGCGCGAATATGCCGATCATCTCACAAAAAATCAACTCAAACCCTTTAATGTCAGCCGCGAATTCGATGCGATCGCCCAACGCAATGTCTTCGCCCTCCGCTATGCGGTAACTCACGATATTTTCCACTGTTTACTCGGCTTTGATACCAGCTATGCCGGAGAAATTGGCGTTTTAGCCTTTGCAGCAGCGCAAAATTACAGTCCCGCCCTAAAAGTGAGTCTCACGTTTGCTAAAATCCTCTATCCGCTTTTGGCCCCTCGACAGCGCGGGGCTATCCGGGCTAATCTAGCGAAAGGACAAGCACTGGGAAAACAGGCTGATTTTTTACTCGGTTATCGGTTTGAAGACCATTGGCAGGAACCCGTCGCCCAGGTGCGTCTAAACTTAGGATTACCGGCAACAGTTGATGAAATTCCGGGAATAATTGCGGACCCCGCCCTACCTTCAAGGTAG
- a CDS encoding response regulator → MKIILVEDDEPASAALSVALRKQNYSVEVAADGQTALELATMLECDLILLDLVIPKLDGISLCRKLREQGYQKPILLLTAKDSPQDIVTGLDAGADDYVVKPYNLSELMARIRALLRRGTTPVTETLTWLDLCLNPVSGEVTWNGQSLGVTATEYKLLELFLRNPQRVFSRSAIIDRLWSFDDSPTENAVTVHIKDLRQKFKAIGIDKDPIETVYGLGYRLKPATEPNPETPETETTPKQKTPNPGKKLQAIASIAQILEKYRPRLNEQIALLRQAYNALAEGKLTNELQEQAIQEAHKLAGSLGPFGYLEGSNLARKIEYLLMSPTLLGTSETEQLEQLTRALSEELTQPPTESSLEIPAPAKGRTLLVVDSDRAIATTLNAQAANLGMGVESALTLTAARQAIARTTPDLILLDIACPETSTSPGEKAGLRWLQEVSHQFPTLPILVFTALDNLADRVAVSRCGGRGFLLKPASSDQIFKAIAQVLPPKATPEAKVLIVDDDPAALAVMKELLQPWGLEVTTLNNSEKFWEILTTVAPHLLILDLEMPKFNGIDLCQVVRQDPNWGDLPILVVTAHTDAQSLRQVFAVGADDFIGKPIVGPELVTRITSRIERDRFRQQLEALKHKTKEQQP, encoded by the coding sequence ATGAAAATCATTCTAGTTGAAGATGACGAACCGGCCAGTGCAGCCCTTTCCGTCGCCTTGAGAAAGCAGAACTATAGCGTAGAAGTGGCAGCAGATGGGCAAACGGCCCTGGAACTGGCCACCATGTTGGAATGCGACCTGATTTTACTCGACTTAGTAATTCCCAAACTTGATGGCATCAGCTTGTGCCGGAAACTGCGGGAACAAGGCTATCAAAAACCCATCCTGTTGCTGACGGCGAAAGACTCTCCCCAGGATATTGTCACTGGATTGGATGCGGGGGCGGATGATTATGTAGTCAAACCCTATAATCTCTCGGAACTCATGGCGCGGATCCGGGCTTTGCTACGACGAGGGACAACCCCAGTCACCGAGACCCTAACCTGGTTAGACTTGTGCTTAAACCCCGTTTCTGGGGAAGTCACCTGGAATGGACAATCCTTGGGGGTGACAGCGACGGAATATAAGCTCTTGGAACTGTTTTTGAGAAATCCGCAACGGGTGTTTAGTCGCAGTGCCATCATCGATCGCCTCTGGTCCTTTGATGATTCCCCCACAGAAAATGCCGTAACCGTTCATATTAAAGACCTGCGGCAGAAATTCAAAGCCATCGGCATTGACAAAGACCCCATTGAAACCGTCTATGGACTCGGGTATCGACTCAAACCCGCCACCGAGCCCAATCCTGAGACCCCCGAAACTGAAACAACCCCAAAGCAGAAGACTCCCAACCCGGGGAAGAAATTACAAGCGATCGCCTCCATTGCCCAGATTCTGGAAAAATATCGACCCCGGTTAAACGAACAAATTGCCCTCCTACGGCAAGCCTACAACGCTCTAGCTGAGGGAAAACTCACCAACGAACTCCAGGAACAAGCCATCCAGGAAGCCCATAAACTGGCCGGGTCCTTGGGTCCCTTCGGCTATTTAGAAGGCTCCAACCTGGCGCGGAAAATTGAATACCTGCTGATGTCACCCACCCTTCTAGGGACTTCTGAAACCGAGCAGTTGGAGCAACTGACCCGAGCGTTAAGCGAAGAACTGACCCAACCCCCAACCGAGAGCAGCCTAGAAATCCCGGCCCCTGCCAAAGGGCGGACCCTGCTGGTGGTTGACTCTGATCGGGCGATCGCCACCACCCTCAACGCCCAAGCTGCCAACCTCGGAATGGGGGTAGAAAGCGCCCTCACCCTCACCGCAGCGCGTCAAGCGATCGCCCGGACAACCCCGGATCTGATTCTCCTGGATATCGCCTGTCCTGAAACCAGCACCTCCCCCGGGGAAAAAGCCGGACTGCGATGGTTGCAGGAAGTCAGCCACCAATTTCCCACCCTGCCGATTTTAGTCTTTACCGCCCTGGATAACCTCGCCGATCGCGTTGCCGTGTCGCGGTGCGGAGGACGGGGATTTTTGCTCAAACCCGCCTCCAGTGACCAAATTTTCAAAGCGATCGCCCAAGTTCTGCCCCCCAAAGCCACCCCAGAAGCCAAGGTCCTCATCGTCGATGACGACCCTGCCGCCCTTGCTGTCATGAAAGAACTCCTGCAACCCTGGGGACTCGAAGTCACCACCCTCAACAATTCCGAAAAATTTTGGGAAATTTTGACCACCGTCGCCCCCCATCTGCTGATTTTGGATCTAGAAATGCCAAAATTTAATGGCATTGACCTCTGTCAAGTCGTGCGACAAGACCCCAACTGGGGGGACCTGCCGATTTTAGTCGTCACCGCTCACACCGATGCTCAATCCCTGCGCCAAGTCTTCGCCGTAGGGGCCGATGATTTTATTGGCAAACCGATTGTCGGGCCCGAATTAGTCACCCGCATTACCAGCCGGATCGAACGCGATCGCTTTCGGCAACAACTGGAAGCCCTCAAACACAAAACAAAAGAACAGCAGCCATGA
- a CDS encoding glutamate synthase subunit beta encodes MGKPTGFIEFLRELPSELNPLDRIANWDEFHLHMEEDKLRTQAARCMDCGTPFCHTGTLISGMASGCPVNNLIPEWNDLVYRGLWHEALDRLHKTNNFPEFTGRVCPAPCEGSCVLGITNPPVTIKNIENTIADKGWDEGWITPEPPEKRTGKKVAVIGSGPAGLAAAAQLNRVGHEVTVYERADRPGGLLMYGIPNMKLDKEQVVLRRIKLLEDEGVKFVCNTEVGKDITAQQLMEEYDAVILCTGATKPRDLPIEGRDLQGIYFAMDFLTGNTKAVLDRHKNGSFISAEGKDVVIIGGGDTGTDCVGTSVRHGCNSVVQLEILPKPPETRASNNPWPEWPKVYKLDYGQEEAAAKFGADPRVYTTTATKFEGDDKGRVKAVHTVVVEWLKDEQGRFTPKPVPGTEKVVPTQLVLLAMGFLGPEQPLLDSLGLERDGRSNVKAEHEHYTTSLPGVFAAGDCRRGQSLVVWAINEGRGVARECDRYLMGNTDLP; translated from the coding sequence ATGGGAAAACCCACTGGCTTTATTGAATTCCTGCGCGAATTACCGTCTGAACTGAACCCCCTCGATCGCATCGCCAATTGGGATGAGTTCCACCTGCACATGGAGGAGGACAAGCTACGCACCCAGGCGGCGCGTTGTATGGATTGTGGCACTCCTTTCTGTCATACCGGCACTTTGATTAGTGGGATGGCAAGCGGTTGTCCGGTGAATAACCTGATCCCGGAGTGGAATGACTTGGTGTATCGGGGTCTGTGGCATGAAGCACTCGATCGCCTCCACAAAACGAACAATTTCCCGGAATTTACGGGTCGCGTCTGTCCCGCGCCTTGTGAAGGGTCCTGCGTCCTAGGAATTACGAACCCTCCGGTGACGATTAAAAATATTGAAAATACCATCGCGGACAAGGGATGGGATGAGGGATGGATTACCCCGGAACCTCCGGAAAAACGCACGGGGAAAAAAGTGGCGGTGATCGGTTCCGGTCCTGCTGGATTGGCGGCAGCAGCGCAGTTGAACCGGGTTGGACATGAAGTGACCGTGTATGAAAGGGCCGATCGCCCTGGTGGATTGCTGATGTATGGCATTCCTAACATGAAGTTGGATAAGGAACAAGTGGTATTACGCCGGATTAAACTCCTGGAAGATGAAGGGGTGAAATTTGTCTGTAATACAGAAGTCGGCAAAGATATCACGGCGCAACAACTGATGGAAGAGTATGATGCGGTGATTCTCTGTACTGGCGCAACCAAACCCCGGGATTTACCCATTGAAGGGCGGGATCTCCAGGGGATTTACTTCGCGATGGACTTCCTCACAGGGAATACCAAAGCGGTTTTAGACCGACACAAAAACGGTAGCTTTATTTCTGCTGAAGGCAAAGATGTGGTGATTATCGGGGGGGGTGACACGGGGACTGACTGTGTGGGAACCTCTGTGCGTCATGGATGCAACAGTGTGGTGCAGTTGGAAATTTTGCCGAAACCTCCCGAAACTCGGGCCTCTAACAATCCTTGGCCGGAATGGCCGAAGGTGTATAAGTTAGATTATGGTCAGGAAGAGGCAGCGGCGAAATTTGGGGCTGACCCTCGGGTTTATACCACCACGGCGACGAAGTTTGAGGGGGATGATAAAGGCCGGGTGAAAGCTGTGCATACAGTGGTGGTAGAATGGCTCAAGGATGAACAAGGCCGCTTTACTCCGAAGCCGGTTCCGGGGACGGAGAAGGTGGTTCCGACTCAGTTGGTGCTGTTGGCGATGGGATTCTTGGGTCCAGAACAGCCCCTGTTGGATTCCTTGGGATTAGAACGGGATGGCCGCAGCAATGTCAAAGCGGAACATGAGCACTATACAACCAGTCTTCCCGGGGTGTTTGCGGCAGGAGATTGCCGTCGGGGTCAGAGTCTGGTGGTTTGGGCGATTAATGAAGGTCGCGGGGTGGCACGGGAGTGCGATCGCTACCTGATGGGAAATACGGATTTACCGTAA
- a CDS encoding YgiT-type zinc finger protein → MIDDFFQETLIAKKVTYTLELNGKFFMIENVPARVCEETGDSFFSPETVERIQQMIGGQEKPKRVIETPVYEFSLIP, encoded by the coding sequence ATGATTGATGATTTTTTTCAAGAAACATTGATAGCAAAAAAGGTAACTTACACCTTAGAATTGAATGGCAAATTTTTTATGATTGAAAATGTCCCCGCCCGAGTTTGTGAAGAAACGGGGGACTCGTTTTTTTCTCCCGAGACAGTAGAGCGAATTCAGCAAATGATTGGGGGACAAGAAAAACCTAAGCGAGTTATAGAAACTCCTGTTTATGAGTTTAGTCTGATTCCATAG
- a CDS encoding putative toxin-antitoxin system toxin component, PIN family codes for MMSNLRYVFDTNVIVSALLFERGKPSQSLRYALQHGDILLSVELLEELTQVLGRKKFNRYLTSEEREAFLDKLVECSRLVENIQTVEVCRDPKDNHILELALSGEAEYIISGDRDLLVMNPFQDVKILTPEDFLQTIED; via the coding sequence ATGATGAGTAACCTTCGCTATGTCTTTGACACTAATGTAATTGTCAGCGCTTTGTTGTTTGAAAGAGGAAAACCCTCTCAATCTTTGAGATATGCTTTACAGCATGGAGACATTCTATTGTCTGTAGAGTTATTAGAAGAGTTGACTCAAGTTTTGGGGCGGAAAAAATTTAATCGATACCTTACCTCAGAAGAACGAGAAGCGTTTTTAGATAAGCTGGTTGAATGTTCGAGGTTAGTTGAAAATATTCAAACTGTTGAAGTATGCCGCGATCCAAAAGATAACCATATTTTAGAACTGGCCTTGAGTGGAGAAGCCGAATATATCATTAGTGGCGATCGCGATTTATTGGTAATGAACCCTTTTCAGGATGTAAAGATACTGACACCAGAAGATTTTCTGCAAACGATTGAAGACTAA
- a CDS encoding cytochrome P450 — protein MSSLSSHPAASEVHLPKGPARSTLWDSLSMILNPMDFLDQMRSQYGELFLVPGFGRFPEVIMVNDPKAIQQIFTADENTFDSGVGLDLVLPLVGDNSLILLDGNRHKQQRKLLMPPFHGERMRNYGELICNIADQAIARQSIGKTFLARETMQEVSLETILRAVFGLKEGDRYQQILQLLTEMLDSFNSPFKSVFLFFKTLQKDLGPWSPWGNFLRKRELLDRLLYQEIQERRAQGNFSGEDILSLLLNAQDEEGQPMSDVELRDELMTLLFAGHETTATALAWALYWLHYRPDVREKLLQELQSIDIKTSDPTAITRLPYLNAVCSETLRIYPVLFFAFPRVPKQPMPLVDYQIPEGMMLTICIYLLHHNPEIYPDPKTFKPERFLDRQYSPYEYIPFGGGNRRCLGAAFALFEMKLVLATVMSHYSLELINPRPIFPARRGVTFAPAGDIALRVTQRK, from the coding sequence ATGAGTTCACTGTCCAGTCATCCCGCTGCTTCTGAGGTTCATTTACCCAAGGGACCGGCCCGTTCTACTCTCTGGGATAGCCTGTCTATGATTCTGAACCCGATGGATTTTTTAGACCAGATGCGATCGCAATATGGAGAGCTTTTTCTGGTTCCTGGCTTTGGGCGATTTCCTGAAGTGATCATGGTTAATGACCCGAAAGCTATTCAACAAATTTTTACCGCAGATGAAAACACTTTTGATTCCGGGGTGGGTCTTGACCTCGTTCTTCCTTTAGTCGGAGATAATTCACTAATTCTCCTGGATGGCAATCGCCATAAGCAACAACGCAAACTGTTAATGCCCCCTTTTCATGGGGAACGAATGCGAAACTATGGGGAGTTAATTTGTAACATTGCCGATCAGGCGATCGCCCGCCAATCCATCGGCAAAACTTTTTTAGCAAGGGAAACCATGCAAGAAGTTTCGCTGGAAACAATTTTGCGAGCAGTCTTTGGCTTGAAAGAAGGCGATCGCTATCAACAAATCCTCCAACTTTTGACCGAAATGTTGGATTCTTTTAACTCTCCCTTTAAATCGGTCTTTCTTTTCTTCAAAACCCTCCAAAAAGATTTGGGACCCTGGAGCCCCTGGGGCAACTTCCTCCGCAAGCGAGAATTACTCGATCGCCTACTCTATCAAGAAATCCAAGAACGGCGCGCCCAAGGTAATTTTTCAGGAGAAGATATCCTCAGTTTACTCCTAAATGCCCAGGATGAAGAGGGCCAGCCGATGAGCGATGTAGAATTGCGCGATGAATTAATGACCCTGCTATTTGCCGGTCATGAAACCACAGCAACAGCATTGGCTTGGGCGCTTTACTGGCTGCATTACCGACCCGATGTTCGTGAAAAATTGCTACAAGAATTACAATCAATTGATATCAAAACAAGCGACCCCACAGCGATTACTCGCCTCCCTTACTTAAATGCGGTTTGTTCAGAAACTCTGCGAATTTATCCCGTTCTTTTCTTTGCATTTCCTCGGGTTCCAAAACAACCGATGCCCTTAGTAGACTACCAGATTCCCGAGGGAATGATGCTCACCATTTGTATTTACTTATTGCATCACAATCCGGAAATTTATCCTGACCCCAAAACCTTTAAGCCTGAGCGGTTTTTAGACCGGCAATATTCCCCCTATGAATATATACCCTTTGGAGGAGGAAACCGCCGCTGTTTAGGAGCAGCTTTTGCCTTATTTGAAATGAAATTAGTTCTGGCAACGGTTATGTCCCACTATTCCCTTGAACTCATCAACCCGCGCCCAATTTTCCCGGCTCGACGCGGGGTGACTTTTGCTCCAGCCGGAGATATAGCATTGCGCGTTACGCAGCGCAAATAA